The following proteins are co-located in the Mesorhizobium australicum WSM2073 genome:
- the ftsW gene encoding putative lipid II flippase FtsW: MQSRLDKSPVATWWWTIDRWFLAAFLSLMGLGIVLSFAASPAVAERIGLDSFHFATRQIIFTVPALGVMLAVSFLDSRQIRRMSLIMLCLMLVLMVAVLYVGVEVKGARRWVSLAGLSIQPSEFLKPAFVIMCAWLFAEHKRQPDIPGNLFAMLLLVLVVSLLVAQPDLGQTMLTTGTWGIMFFMAGLPWLWIIVLGAAGVGGVFAAYTVFPHVALRIDKFLTGEGDTFQVDMGRDALINGGWFGVGPGEGTVKRVIPDSHADFVFSVAGEEFGLIMCFFIMSIFAFIVLRGLNTALKEHDDFTRYAVGGLVTVFGLQAVINMCVNLQLVPAKGMTLPFISYGGSSQIAIAISMGMVLALTRKRPEKRKQMGFTLPQRAMPAE; encoded by the coding sequence ATGCAGAGCCGTCTCGACAAAAGTCCGGTCGCAACCTGGTGGTGGACCATCGATCGCTGGTTCCTGGCGGCGTTTCTGTCGCTGATGGGGCTCGGCATCGTGTTGTCCTTCGCGGCAAGTCCCGCGGTGGCCGAACGCATCGGCCTCGACAGTTTCCATTTCGCCACCCGGCAGATCATCTTCACCGTGCCTGCGCTCGGCGTGATGCTGGCGGTCTCGTTCCTGGATTCCAGGCAGATCCGGCGCATGTCGCTGATCATGCTGTGCCTGATGCTGGTGCTGATGGTGGCGGTGCTCTATGTCGGCGTCGAGGTGAAGGGCGCGCGCCGCTGGGTGTCGCTTGCCGGCCTGTCCATCCAGCCGTCCGAGTTCCTCAAGCCGGCCTTCGTCATCATGTGCGCGTGGCTGTTCGCCGAGCACAAGCGCCAGCCCGACATTCCGGGTAATCTGTTCGCCATGCTGCTCCTGGTGCTGGTCGTGTCGCTGCTGGTGGCGCAGCCGGACCTCGGTCAGACCATGCTGACCACCGGCACCTGGGGCATCATGTTCTTCATGGCGGGGCTGCCATGGCTTTGGATCATCGTGCTGGGCGCTGCCGGCGTCGGCGGCGTCTTCGCCGCCTATACGGTGTTTCCGCACGTGGCGCTGCGCATCGACAAGTTCCTCACCGGCGAAGGCGACACGTTCCAGGTCGACATGGGCCGCGATGCGCTGATCAATGGCGGCTGGTTCGGCGTCGGGCCGGGCGAGGGCACGGTCAAGCGGGTCATCCCCGACAGCCATGCCGACTTCGTCTTCTCGGTCGCGGGCGAGGAGTTCGGGCTGATCATGTGCTTCTTCATCATGTCGATATTCGCCTTCATCGTGCTGCGCGGTCTCAACACGGCGCTCAAGGAGCATGACGACTTCACCCGTTATGCGGTCGGCGGTCTGGTCACCGTGTTCGGCCTGCAGGCCGTCATCAACATGTGCGTCAACCTGCAACTGGTGCCGGCAAAGGGCATGACGCTGCCCTTCATCTCCTACGGCGGCTCCTCGCAGATCGCCATCGCCATCTCGATGGGGATGGTGCTGGCGCTGACGCGCAAGCGGCCGGAAAAGCGCAAGCAGATGGGCTTTACCCTGCCGCAGCGCGCCATGCCGGCGGAGTGA
- the murG gene encoding undecaprenyldiphospho-muramoylpentapeptide beta-N-acetylglucosaminyltransferase codes for MARGVILLAAGGTGGHLFPAEALAHELLDRGWAVHLATDTRAERFAAHFPAAAVHPIQSATLGSKNPFALLGAFWKIWSGVRQASAIIGRVKPEAVVGFGGYPTLPPLYAATRRKVPTLIHEQNAVMGRANRALAGRVDAIAGGFLPQDESAAGAKTVTTGNPVRPAVLEAARTPYAASTGDEPFRLLVFGGSQGAQFFSDAMPGAIALLSDAQRKRLVVTQQARADDVARVKAAYATLGVAVEVSPFFTDMAARIAAAHLVISRSGASTVSEIAVIGRPALLVPYPFALDHDQAANAAALAAAGGGEVHVQSSLSPERIAALLGALIDQPERLATMAAAAKSVGRPDAARLLADLTEAIASRKTVSDFRKGTHP; via the coding sequence ATGGCCAGAGGCGTTATCCTTCTCGCGGCGGGCGGAACCGGCGGACATCTGTTTCCAGCCGAAGCGCTGGCGCATGAACTCCTCGATCGCGGCTGGGCGGTGCATCTGGCGACCGACACCCGGGCCGAACGGTTTGCCGCCCATTTTCCTGCGGCGGCCGTCCATCCGATCCAGTCGGCGACGTTAGGCTCGAAAAATCCCTTCGCCCTGCTCGGCGCCTTCTGGAAAATCTGGAGCGGCGTGCGTCAGGCCTCCGCCATCATCGGCAGGGTCAAGCCGGAGGCCGTGGTTGGATTTGGCGGCTATCCGACCTTGCCGCCGCTCTACGCGGCGACGCGGCGCAAGGTGCCGACGCTGATCCACGAGCAGAACGCGGTGATGGGGCGCGCCAACCGGGCGCTGGCCGGCCGTGTCGACGCGATCGCCGGCGGCTTCCTGCCGCAGGATGAAAGCGCGGCCGGCGCCAAGACTGTGACGACCGGCAATCCGGTCCGGCCGGCTGTGCTCGAAGCGGCCAGGACGCCTTACGCGGCTTCAACCGGGGATGAGCCTTTCCGCCTGCTGGTGTTCGGCGGCAGCCAGGGCGCACAGTTCTTTTCCGATGCCATGCCAGGGGCCATCGCGCTGCTTTCCGACGCACAGCGCAAGCGCCTTGTCGTGACCCAACAAGCTCGCGCGGACGACGTGGCGCGGGTGAAGGCGGCCTATGCCACGCTCGGCGTCGCCGTCGAGGTCTCGCCGTTCTTCACCGACATGGCGGCGCGCATAGCGGCGGCGCATCTTGTAATCTCTCGTTCCGGCGCCTCGACCGTGTCGGAAATCGCCGTCATCGGCCGGCCGGCGCTGCTGGTGCCCTATCCCTTCGCGCTCGACCACGACCAGGCGGCCAATGCAGCCGCCCTTGCGGCCGCCGGCGGTGGCGAAGTGCATGTGCAATCCTCGCTTTCGCCCGAGCGCATCGCGGCACTGCTCGGCGCCCTGATAGACCAACCGGAGCGGCTGGCGACGATGGCTGCCGCGGCCAAGTCGGTCGGCAGGCCCGACGCGGCGCGGTTGCTCGCCGACCTCACAGAGGCTATTGCGTCCCGCAAAACAGTATCGGATTTCAGGAAGGGGACGCACCCATGA
- the murC gene encoding UDP-N-acetylmuramate--L-alanine ligase, translating to MKMPQTIGLVHFIGIGGIGMSGIAEVLHNLGYKVQGSDQADSANVQRLRDKGIECFVGHKAENLGDAEVIVVSTAIKKSNPELKAAREKLLPIVRRAEMLAELMRFRQAVAIGGTHGKTTTTSMVATLLEAGGLDPTVINGGIINAYGTNARMGDGEWMVVEADESDGTFLKLPADIAVVTNIDPEHLDHYGNFDNVREAFRQFVENVPFYGFGVMCTDHPEVQALVGRIEDRRVITYGENAQADVRFTNHRMAGATSEFDVIIRDRKGRGQTAISGLRLPMPGRHNVSNATAAIAVAHELGLSAEAIKKGLSSFAGVKRRFTHTGSWNGVDVFDDYGHHPVEISAVLKAARSATNGRVIAIAQPHRFTRLHDLFNEFSACFNDADTVMVAPVYAAGEEPMDGVTSDALVSRIRAGGHRDARYIEGPADIAPVIRDIAKPGDFVVFLGAGNITQWAYALPKELAAP from the coding sequence ATGAAGATGCCGCAGACCATCGGCCTCGTGCATTTCATCGGCATTGGCGGCATCGGCATGAGCGGCATCGCGGAGGTGCTGCACAATCTCGGCTACAAGGTGCAGGGGTCCGACCAGGCCGACAGCGCCAATGTGCAGCGGCTGCGCGACAAGGGCATCGAATGCTTCGTCGGCCACAAGGCGGAGAATCTCGGTGACGCCGAGGTCATCGTCGTCTCGACGGCGATCAAGAAGTCGAATCCGGAGCTGAAGGCGGCGCGTGAAAAGCTGTTGCCGATCGTGCGCCGCGCGGAGATGCTGGCCGAACTGATGCGTTTTCGCCAGGCGGTGGCGATCGGCGGCACGCATGGCAAGACCACGACGACCTCGATGGTGGCGACGCTGCTCGAGGCCGGCGGGCTCGACCCGACCGTCATCAATGGCGGCATCATCAATGCCTACGGCACCAACGCCCGCATGGGCGATGGCGAGTGGATGGTGGTCGAAGCCGACGAGAGCGACGGCACCTTCCTCAAGCTGCCGGCCGACATCGCCGTCGTCACCAACATCGATCCCGAGCATCTCGATCATTATGGCAATTTCGACAATGTGCGCGAAGCGTTCCGCCAGTTCGTCGAGAACGTGCCTTTCTATGGCTTCGGAGTGATGTGCACCGATCACCCGGAAGTGCAGGCGCTGGTCGGGCGCATTGAGGACCGGCGCGTCATCACCTATGGCGAGAACGCACAGGCCGATGTGCGCTTCACCAACCATCGCATGGCGGGGGCGACCTCGGAGTTCGACGTGATCATCCGCGACCGCAAGGGGCGCGGCCAGACGGCCATTTCGGGCCTGCGCCTGCCGATGCCCGGCCGCCACAATGTCTCCAACGCGACCGCCGCGATCGCGGTCGCGCACGAACTCGGCCTGTCGGCCGAGGCGATCAAGAAAGGCCTGTCGTCCTTCGCCGGCGTCAAGCGCCGCTTCACCCACACCGGTTCCTGGAACGGTGTCGACGTGTTCGACGATTACGGCCACCACCCGGTCGAAATCTCGGCGGTGCTGAAGGCGGCGCGCAGCGCCACCAACGGGCGTGTCATCGCCATTGCCCAGCCGCACCGCTTCACCCGGTTGCATGATCTGTTCAACGAGTTCTCCGCCTGCTTCAACGATGCCGACACGGTGATGGTCGCCCCGGTCTACGCCGCCGGCGAAGAGCCGATGGACGGCGTGACATCGGACGCGCTGGTGTCGCGTATCCGCGCCGGCGGTCATCGGGACGCCCGCTACATCGAGGGGCCGGCCGACATCGCGCCCGTCATCCGCGACATCGCCAAGCCCGGCGACTTCGTCGTCTTTCTCGGCGCCGGCAATATCACTCAGTGGGCCTATGCGCTGCCGAAGGAGCTTGCCGCCCCATGA
- the murB gene encoding UDP-N-acetylmuramate dehydrogenase, with amino-acid sequence MMNGQALIDRLGDRLAGLRGRITPNAEMDKITWFRAGGLAEALFQPADEEDLAAFLRAVPEEIPLTIVGVGSNLLVRDGGIPGFVIRLSAKGFGEAEVVSPIRIKAGAATPDKRMAAVALEAGIGGFHFYHGIPGAIGGALRMNAGANGVETRERVVEVRALDRAGNAQTLSNAEMGYAYRHSAAPAGLIFTSAVFEGFVEDRAVIKAAMDAVQNHRETVQPIREKTGGSTFKNPEGTSAWKEIDKAGCRGLMIGGAQMSPMHCNFMINTGTATGYDLEYLGETVRARVLEHSGIRLQWEIKRIGNFRSGYAVQEFLGQLL; translated from the coding sequence ATGATGAACGGCCAGGCCCTGATCGACAGACTTGGCGACCGGCTAGCCGGCCTGCGCGGCCGCATCACGCCGAATGCCGAGATGGACAAGATCACCTGGTTCCGGGCTGGCGGCCTTGCCGAGGCGCTGTTCCAGCCGGCGGATGAAGAAGATCTCGCCGCCTTCCTCAGAGCGGTTCCCGAAGAGATACCCTTGACCATCGTCGGCGTCGGCTCGAACCTTCTTGTCCGCGACGGCGGCATTCCGGGTTTCGTCATCAGGCTTTCGGCCAAGGGCTTTGGCGAGGCCGAAGTCGTTTCCCCGATCAGGATCAAGGCAGGTGCCGCCACGCCAGACAAGCGCATGGCGGCGGTAGCGCTCGAGGCCGGCATTGGCGGCTTCCATTTCTATCACGGCATTCCAGGCGCTATCGGCGGCGCGCTCAGGATGAATGCCGGCGCCAACGGGGTCGAGACGCGCGAGCGCGTCGTCGAGGTGCGGGCGCTCGACCGCGCGGGCAACGCCCAAACGCTGAGCAATGCCGAGATGGGCTATGCCTACCGCCATTCGGCGGCGCCCGCCGGGCTGATCTTCACTTCGGCCGTTTTCGAAGGCTTTGTCGAGGACAGGGCGGTGATCAAGGCGGCGATGGATGCGGTGCAGAACCATCGCGAGACCGTGCAGCCGATCCGCGAGAAGACGGGCGGCTCGACCTTCAAGAATCCGGAAGGCACGTCGGCCTGGAAGGAGATCGACAAGGCGGGTTGCCGCGGGCTGATGATCGGCGGTGCGCAGATGTCGCCGATGCACTGCAACTTCATGATCAACACCGGAACGGCGACCGGCTACGACCTCGAATATCTCGGCGAGACGGTGCGCGCGCGGGTGCTCGAGCATTCCGGCATCCGGTTGCAGTGGGAGATCAAGCGCATCGGCAATTTCCGTTCCGGATATGCCGTCCAGGAGTTCCTCGGCCAGCTTCTCTAG
- a CDS encoding D-alanine--D-alanine ligase, which translates to MKSKHVAVLLGGFSSERPVSLSSGKACADALEQEGYQVTRVDVGRDVGSVLAELKPDVAFNALHGPFGEDGTIQGILEYLGIPYSHSGVLASALAMNKEQAKKIVKSVGVPVAESKVSNRFSIQNKHPMKPPYVVKPVSEGSSFGVVIVSEGQSHPPQVIGSSEWKYGDTVMVERYIHGRELTCAVMGDVALGVCEIIPTGHSFYDYDSKYVAGGSKHECPAKVSPNIYQKIQTLALKAHQAVGCRGVSRSDFRYDDRHSENGEVVWLEVNTQPGMTPTSLVPEIAAHAGHSFGELLSWMVEDASCLR; encoded by the coding sequence ATGAAAAGCAAGCATGTGGCCGTATTGCTGGGAGGTTTCTCGTCCGAGCGGCCCGTGTCTCTGTCTTCCGGAAAGGCCTGTGCCGATGCGCTGGAGCAGGAGGGTTACCAGGTCACCCGCGTCGATGTCGGGCGCGATGTCGGCTCGGTGCTTGCCGAGCTCAAGCCTGACGTCGCCTTCAATGCGCTGCATGGGCCTTTTGGTGAGGACGGGACCATCCAGGGCATCCTCGAATATCTCGGCATTCCCTACAGCCATTCCGGCGTGCTCGCCTCGGCGCTTGCCATGAACAAGGAGCAGGCGAAGAAGATCGTCAAATCGGTCGGCGTCCCCGTTGCCGAATCGAAGGTCTCCAATCGGTTCTCCATCCAGAACAAGCATCCGATGAAGCCGCCCTATGTGGTCAAGCCGGTCAGCGAGGGGTCGAGCTTTGGCGTCGTCATCGTGTCGGAGGGGCAGTCGCACCCGCCGCAGGTGATCGGGTCGTCCGAATGGAAATATGGCGATACCGTCATGGTCGAGCGCTACATCCATGGGCGCGAGCTGACCTGCGCCGTCATGGGCGATGTGGCGCTTGGCGTCTGCGAGATCATCCCGACGGGCCATTCCTTCTACGACTATGATTCAAAATATGTCGCGGGCGGATCAAAACACGAATGCCCCGCAAAAGTTTCACCGAATATTTACCAAAAAATACAGACACTGGCGCTCAAGGCTCACCAAGCTGTCGGCTGTCGGGGCGTTTCCCGGTCGGACTTCCGTTATGACGATCGTCACTCCGAAAATGGCGAGGTTGTATGGCTCGAGGTCAACACTCAGCCAGGCATGACGCCGACGTCTCTGGTGCCTGAAATTGCCGCCCATGCCGGGCATTCGTTTGGTGAATTGTTGAGTTGGATGGTGGAGGACGCTTCGTGTCTGCGTTGA
- a CDS encoding cell division protein FtsQ/DivIB: MSALKWGQGKVRGAAGPSLFGLPLSLDHFVLPRVLRRPVRILTRLGDGEFQAPRFSAAIMSSVLLVSSGAYGAYLGGHADGIIQSITARTGFAVDQVKVVGNRQTSEIDILDRLELDGWTSLIGFDAEAARERIATLPWIQVAAVRKVYPHTLEVRVEERAAFALWQQGSDLSVIEKDGAVIAPFSGGKQVLLPLLIGTGAPAKAPDFLARIEHYPDLASRIKGYVRVGERRWDLKLDNGITIKLPEDDEDQALAELVKMDHDKGLLSRDIAAVDMRLTDRLVVELTPQAATQREAALNDKPKTLKRKPETKI, translated from the coding sequence GTGTCTGCGTTGAAATGGGGACAGGGTAAGGTGAGGGGCGCGGCCGGGCCGTCGCTGTTCGGCCTGCCATTGTCGTTGGACCATTTCGTTCTGCCGCGCGTGCTTCGTCGCCCGGTACGCATCCTGACGCGCTTGGGCGATGGTGAATTCCAGGCGCCGCGCTTCTCCGCCGCGATCATGTCGTCGGTACTGCTGGTGTCGAGTGGCGCCTATGGCGCCTACCTCGGCGGTCACGCCGACGGGATCATTCAAAGCATCACCGCCCGCACCGGCTTCGCGGTCGACCAGGTCAAGGTGGTCGGCAACCGTCAGACTTCGGAGATCGACATTCTCGACAGGCTGGAACTCGATGGCTGGACGTCGCTGATCGGCTTCGATGCCGAGGCCGCACGGGAGCGTATCGCCACCCTGCCGTGGATCCAGGTTGCCGCGGTGCGCAAGGTTTATCCGCACACGCTGGAAGTGCGCGTCGAGGAGCGCGCGGCTTTCGCGCTCTGGCAGCAGGGCAGCGACCTCTCCGTCATCGAGAAGGATGGCGCCGTCATCGCGCCGTTCTCGGGCGGCAAGCAGGTGCTCCTGCCGCTGTTGATCGGCACCGGCGCGCCCGCCAAGGCGCCCGATTTCCTGGCCAGGATCGAACATTATCCCGACCTCGCCAGCCGCATCAAAGGCTATGTCCGTGTTGGCGAACGGCGCTGGGACCTGAAGCTGGACAACGGCATCACCATCAAGTTGCCCGAGGATGACGAGGACCAGGCGCTCGCCGAACTCGTCAAGATGGACCATGACAAGGGGCTGTTGTCCCGCGACATCGCCGCCGTCGACATGCGCCTGACAGACCGGCTGGTCGTGGAACTGACGCCGCAGGCGGCGACGCAGCGCGAAGCCGCGCTCAACGACAAGCCGAAAACCCTCAAGCGCAAGCCGGAGACGAAGATATGA
- the ftsA gene encoding cell division protein FtsA, whose protein sequence is MSWLGGSGDASSRRSGTLTVLDVGSNKVCCMVAKLKPNDDGKLLRGRSHRIQVIGIGHQKSQGVKSGVIVDLDRAEHAIRLSVDAAERMAGLTVDSLIVNMTAGRLKSESFSATINLGGHEADEADIKRVLGAGAKQALKAEREVVHSLPVGFSLDAERGVRDPRGMVGDTLGVDMHVLTGDAAPMRNLELSINRSHLSVERMVATPYASGLAALVDDELELGAACIDMGGGTTTISVFSEGKFVHGDAIAIGGNHVTLDMAKGLSTSLDAAERLKVMHGSALPGSADDRDLVSIQPIGDDGDVPLQIPRSVMTRIVRARIDETLELLRDRLNKSGYGNAVGKRVVLTGGASQLAGLPEAARRILGRNVRIGRPLGVAGLPEAAKGPAFSAAVGLLIYPQMASFESHPAKGISGLRMTGTGGKLHRMSQWLRDSF, encoded by the coding sequence ATGAGCTGGCTTGGCGGTTCTGGCGATGCCTCGTCGCGCCGGTCGGGCACCCTGACGGTGCTGGATGTCGGCTCGAACAAGGTCTGCTGCATGGTGGCCAAGCTGAAGCCGAACGATGACGGCAAGCTCCTGCGCGGCCGCTCGCATCGCATCCAGGTCATCGGCATCGGCCACCAGAAATCGCAAGGCGTGAAGTCCGGCGTCATCGTCGATCTCGACCGGGCCGAGCATGCCATTCGCCTCTCCGTCGACGCCGCCGAACGCATGGCCGGGCTGACGGTCGATTCGCTGATCGTCAACATGACCGCCGGCCGGCTGAAGAGCGAAAGCTTCTCGGCGACCATCAATCTTGGCGGCCACGAGGCCGACGAAGCCGACATCAAGCGCGTGCTCGGCGCCGGTGCCAAGCAGGCGCTGAAGGCCGAGCGCGAGGTGGTCCATTCGCTGCCCGTCGGCTTCTCGCTCGATGCCGAGCGTGGCGTGCGCGATCCGCGTGGCATGGTGGGCGACACGCTTGGCGTCGACATGCATGTGCTGACGGGCGATGCGGCGCCGATGCGCAATCTGGAGCTCTCCATCAACCGCTCGCATTTGTCGGTCGAGCGCATGGTGGCGACGCCCTATGCCAGCGGGCTGGCGGCACTGGTCGACGACGAGCTGGAACTCGGAGCCGCCTGCATCGACATGGGCGGCGGCACGACGACGATCTCGGTGTTTTCGGAAGGCAAGTTCGTCCATGGCGACGCCATCGCCATCGGCGGTAACCATGTGACGCTCGACATGGCCAAGGGACTTTCGACCTCGCTCGACGCCGCCGAACGGCTGAAGGTGATGCACGGCTCGGCGCTGCCGGGCAGCGCCGACGACCGCGACCTGGTCTCGATCCAGCCGATCGGCGACGATGGCGACGTGCCGCTGCAGATCCCGCGTTCGGTGATGACGCGCATCGTGCGCGCCCGCATCGACGAGACGCTCGAACTCCTGCGTGACCGGTTGAACAAGTCCGGTTACGGCAATGCGGTCGGCAAGCGCGTCGTGCTCACCGGCGGCGCCAGCCAGCTGGCCGGCCTGCCGGAAGCGGCGCGCCGCATCCTGGGGCGCAATGTACGCATCGGTCGCCCGCTCGGCGTGGCGGGCCTGCCCGAAGCGGCGAAAGGCCCGGCTTTCTCGGCCGCGGTCGGGCTTCTGATCTATCCGCAGATGGCGAGCTTCGAGAGCCATCCGGCGAAAGGCATTTCCGGTCTCAGAATGACCGGAACGGGTGGAAAACTGCATCGCATGAGTCAGTGGTTGAGAGACAGTTTCTAA
- the ftsZ gene encoding cell division protein FtsZ codes for MTINLQKPDITELKPRITVFGVGGGGGNAVNNMITAGLRGVEFVVANTDAQALTMSKASRLIQLGAHVTEGLGAGSQPEVGRAAAEECIDEILDHLTNTHMCFVTAGMGGGTGTGAAPVVARAAREKGILTVGVVTKPFHFEGQRRMKTADFGIEELQKCVDTLIVIPNQNLFRLANDKTTFADAFAMADQVLYSGVACITDLMVKEGLINLDFADVRSVMREMGKAMMGTGEASGEGRAMAAAEAAIANPLLDETSMKGAKGLLISITGGRDLTLFEVDEAATRIREEVDQDANIILGATFDEELEGVIRVSVVATGIDKSAAEIAAAPISIRTAPPKQAARPAVAPVESRPAPVQQTVYEPRAADPVAEAIQLAEANAAAMAQARPAPVAHADDFRPQSKIFQAPPAQPQPMVQPVVQQMMQPAPQPREMLREVQQPVAMAPQRMPRVEDFPPVVKAEVDAKSRPADHENSGPMGLLKRLTNGLTRREEEPARLQPAQPREPKLRQAAPEVRRLASQDAQLYAPRRGQLDDQGRLTPQTRATQDDDQLEIPAFLRRQAN; via the coding sequence ATGACTATCAATCTGCAGAAGCCGGACATCACCGAGCTTAAGCCGCGCATCACCGTGTTCGGTGTAGGCGGCGGCGGCGGCAATGCCGTGAACAACATGATCACCGCCGGACTGCGCGGTGTCGAGTTCGTCGTGGCCAACACCGACGCGCAGGCGCTGACCATGTCGAAGGCCTCTCGGCTGATCCAGCTTGGCGCGCATGTCACCGAGGGGCTCGGTGCCGGATCCCAGCCGGAAGTCGGCCGCGCGGCGGCGGAAGAGTGCATCGACGAGATTCTCGACCATCTCACCAACACCCATATGTGCTTTGTCACCGCCGGCATGGGCGGCGGCACCGGTACGGGTGCTGCTCCGGTTGTTGCCCGCGCAGCGCGCGAGAAGGGCATTCTCACTGTCGGCGTCGTCACCAAGCCGTTCCACTTCGAAGGCCAACGCCGCATGAAGACGGCCGACTTCGGCATCGAGGAGCTGCAGAAATGCGTCGACACCTTGATCGTCATCCCCAACCAGAACCTGTTCCGGCTGGCCAATGACAAGACCACCTTCGCCGACGCCTTCGCGATGGCCGACCAGGTGCTCTACTCCGGCGTGGCCTGCATCACCGACCTGATGGTCAAGGAAGGCCTGATCAACCTCGACTTCGCCGACGTGCGTTCGGTGATGCGCGAGATGGGCAAGGCGATGATGGGCACCGGCGAGGCTTCGGGCGAGGGCCGCGCGATGGCGGCGGCGGAAGCCGCGATCGCCAACCCGCTGCTCGACGAGACCTCGATGAAGGGCGCCAAGGGCTTGCTGATCTCGATCACCGGCGGCCGCGACCTGACCCTGTTCGAAGTCGACGAAGCGGCGACCCGCATCCGCGAGGAAGTCGACCAGGACGCCAACATCATCCTGGGCGCCACGTTCGACGAGGAACTCGAAGGCGTCATCCGCGTCTCGGTGGTCGCCACCGGCATCGACAAGTCGGCGGCCGAAATCGCCGCCGCGCCGATCTCGATCCGGACCGCACCGCCGAAGCAGGCTGCCCGGCCGGCCGTCGCCCCTGTGGAAAGCCGCCCGGCGCCGGTCCAGCAGACGGTGTATGAACCACGCGCCGCCGATCCGGTTGCCGAGGCCATCCAGTTGGCCGAAGCCAATGCCGCGGCCATGGCACAGGCTCGTCCGGCTCCTGTCGCCCATGCGGACGATTTCCGCCCGCAGAGCAAGATCTTCCAGGCGCCGCCCGCACAACCGCAGCCTATGGTGCAGCCGGTCGTCCAGCAGATGATGCAGCCGGCTCCGCAGCCACGCGAAATGCTGCGTGAAGTCCAGCAGCCGGTGGCGATGGCGCCGCAGCGCATGCCGCGCGTCGAGGACTTTCCGCCGGTCGTCAAGGCCGAGGTCGACGCCAAGAGCCGCCCGGCCGACCACGAGAACAGCGGCCCGATGGGCCTCCTGAAGCGCCTGACCAATGGCCTGACCCGCCGCGAGGAGGAGCCCGCACGGCTGCAGCCGGCGCAGCCGCGCGAGCCCAAGCTGCGCCAGGCCGCACCGGAAGTGCGCCGCCTCGCCAGCCAGGACGCCCAGCTTTACGCGCCGCGGCGCGGCCAGTTGGACGATCAGGGCCGCCTGACGCCGCAGACCAGGGCGACTCAGGACGACGATCAGCTGGAGATTCCGGCGTTCCTGCGCCGCCAGGCCAACTGA
- the lpxC gene encoding UDP-3-O-acyl-N-acetylglucosamine deacetylase, with amino-acid sequence MGIVLHDHQTTVKTRASLTGTGVHSGKEVSISFLPADADTGIVFALLNGDGQGREFRALFSEIGATDLCTMLGDPSGEHIATVEHIMAALFGLGIDNVIIEIDGYEVPILDGSAMAFVEAIDQAGIETLAVKRRYIRVVKPVRIENGASWAEFRPYDGTRFEVEIDFESPAIGRQLFASDINADIFRRDIARARTFGFMKDVERLWAAGYALGSSLENSLVIGDDNRVINMGGLRYPNEFVRHKTLDAMGDLALAGARFIGCFRSYRGGHRLNAAALRRLLSDRTAFEIVETTRRERGRAAEMNAVNAPLYAPWMI; translated from the coding sequence ATGGGGATTGTCTTGCACGACCACCAGACGACAGTGAAGACGCGCGCGTCGCTTACAGGCACCGGCGTTCACAGCGGCAAAGAAGTTTCCATCAGTTTCCTGCCCGCGGATGCCGATACCGGCATCGTGTTCGCGCTCCTCAATGGAGACGGGCAGGGCCGTGAGTTCCGCGCCCTGTTTTCCGAGATCGGTGCCACCGACCTGTGCACCATGCTTGGCGATCCTTCGGGCGAGCACATCGCCACGGTCGAGCACATCATGGCTGCCCTGTTCGGGCTCGGCATCGACAATGTCATCATCGAGATCGACGGGTACGAGGTTCCAATCCTCGACGGCAGCGCCATGGCGTTCGTCGAAGCCATCGACCAGGCCGGCATCGAGACGCTGGCCGTCAAGCGGCGCTATATTAGGGTGGTCAAGCCGGTCCGCATCGAGAACGGCGCCTCCTGGGCGGAGTTCAGGCCCTATGACGGCACCCGTTTCGAGGTCGAGATCGATTTCGAAAGCCCGGCGATCGGCCGTCAGCTCTTCGCATCCGATATCAACGCCGATATTTTCCGCCGCGACATCGCGCGGGCCCGCACCTTCGGCTTCATGAAGGACGTCGAGCGGCTGTGGGCCGCCGGCTATGCTCTGGGATCCTCGCTGGAAAATTCCCTGGTGATCGGTGACGACAACCGCGTCATCAACATGGGCGGCCTGCGCTATCCCAACGAATTCGTGCGCCACAAGACGCTCGACGCCATGGGCGACCTGGCGCTGGCCGGCGCGCGCTTCATCGGTTGTTTCCGCTCTTATCGCGGCGGCCATCGGCTGAACGCCGCCGCACTGCGGCGCCTGCTGTCGGACCGCACCGCCTTCGAGATCGTCGAGACGACACGCCGCGAGCGTGGTCGCGCCGCCGAGATGAACGCCGTCAATGCGCCTCTCTATGCGCCCTGGATGATCTGA